The window tgattttttccccccctctAAATTAGAAGTTTCCTTCTGAGCCGGGTCTGTCAATCAtgtaatatattttttagaattaAAACAAAAACACTGTGGGTTTAAACTTCACTGGTTTGTCTGTCTCAAGTTCTTATTTAGTCCAAGATTGTAACAACTGTTAATGTCTCTGATTTATGAAGCTCTCAATTTTAGAGCTACATGAGTTCAAAGACACAGCACCAGCCAGGTAAAACCAACCTCATTCCCTGGTTGTTAGACATAGCACCAGTATGAAAGTGGATGTGATGGTTAAATAGATATGACAGATCTATTAATCATGTATCCATGCAGGTGATGGTTGTCCAGAGGGGCCTCACCCTGGAGTGGTTAATGGTCAGGGATCACCATTCTGAAGCCACTGTTAGACTAGGCAGGAGAAACAGAAATCAGACTCGCCAAGTAAGAACATGCACGTTTTTGAAGAAAATGCTGTCAGGTCAAAGACAAGTTAGAATCTACTGTCGGTGACATACTAAAGATGTTCACAAAATGTATGTGAGGAAAGCTGATGCTTTCACAAGCCAAGACATTAACCTGTTAACACAAAGCATAATAATCTGTTCTATGCTCACACTGATATATTTAGATTGAAACAAGTTGGCATCAAGACACTCACCTCCATTCTGGTCACAGTCCCAAAATGAGGGAAACGCCAATgcatcctccccttcctctctgccTGAAGGTGATCAGACATGATTGGATGGGTGAAAGCACTATTGTTGGATCAGTGAAATCTCCAAGGAAGGATGCATTTAAGTACTTTGCTATTCATGTGGTCAACCACACTAAGTCATAACTTGCTAGGTGTTAAATGACTAAATACACTGGTTGATATACCACttactgaattttgctctgcccggagtaccccttCATGTGAATTTTACCAGTAGATCTATGGTGTCATGAGTATGGGAACCAGTGCACTAGAGAGATCAAGTATTTAGCAGAACCCAACGCTGACCTTCGCAAGAAGACCGCTTCACCCCTATCTGGTGCAAAGGCAGTTCCTGCCCTGAAAGGGTTTAGGAAAAACGGAACATTAAACACACAGTGATTGCTTGTAAAATTACTTTAAAATGTAGATATTTGAATATAGGTAGATCATGTTTGGTTGATTTTAAAGGGGATAGCAATAACAGTCAGGTCTCAGCTCACTAGCTAGGTCAACGGAGAACCGGTTATACATGCAATAACAAGACAAATCAAAACCTTGAGTTTAGTTTATATCCAAATTAGTTGGCCCATAACTATACCGAATGAGTCTTCCTTTCGACAACACTAAAAGTTGATTTAAATAAAATGGCTAATTGTCATTATTGCACATGAGCAAAAGATTATAGAACTGTGTTCCTTGGACACTTTAAAACATTCAGAGAACTGGTGAGGTACAAGAATAAAGAGATGTTTTTCCATGACAAAAAAAAAGAACACAGAGCTGAGGGTAGAACAACATTGTCCTATAATGTACAGTAAAAATGGCTGCATAAGTGCCTTTTAAGCTCTCAAGGAGAAAAATATTTCAGAAAGGTATTTATTGTTGAGGCATCATTTCGTTAAGTTAACCTGTGCTCTCAGGTCCAACCGTTTGTGAAAAGAGTATGAGAACAAATCCTTCAGAAAACTTTATACTCCTTTCGGATTTCGGTTGTTTAAAAGATCACTGCTACATTAAAACCACACGTACGTATGAGCAACATCAGAAAAGGCTTTGAAGACAATTCTCTACACTGTTCTGCCTATTGGTTGCTTTTACACGTCCCCGCCTCATTATTGGTGCTGATTGGCAGTGTCCAGGTCCAATAACATGGCAGCGTGATTCATTAAAACACTGTAGGTTGCAGTGAGGTTATTTGGGAGGGGGTGGTCTCCCTGGAAATGGCACAGTCTGTCACACCAGTCTGGGGTTTAGGACTGTCTGCCCCTCAGACAGGCCCATTGACTGCTGGCATCTCTGGGCACTGGGGTGGATCCTctctggagggggaggaggggagaagaggaaagTGAGGAAGATTGGGAGAGAGAAGATGGTGATAACATAATCCTACATTGCAGACCACCTCTCCTTCTCTGGCAGGCTAGAGTTCACAGTAAATACTTCTACAGGCTCACAACGCTGGCAACTAGCAATGCTATTGTTCAACGTCCAGATGTGTGGCTTGGCTCTGGCTGTTTGGAAAAGGAAACCGGGTTGCTAGAATATTTTTAGCCCTGATCTGCCTGGATTCTCTACGTGCAAGCATGCATTATTTGTACACACACGAGCTGGCACCTActtgttgtctgtctgaggggtGGGGGCCGAGGCTGGCGGTGTGTCTGCTGCAAGCTGTGCCTTTGGGGGGGACTTGGGTGCATCAGTGAGGGACAGTTTTTCCAGAGGGATGGGGTTCTCACTGTAGCACAGagagaaaaagtttttttttttgcttGTTAGTCAGTCATcaacagaagtgtgtgtgtgtagaaaatAAACATGTGAAGAGTGTTTTGAGTTGAACTGGTAAACTGTATTTTGGTAGTTTAACCACTTGAACTCATATTTAAAATGCTAGTGATTCTTCCTCTTCAGTAAAGCACATTCATAGTTCATGGGAAGCTCCCTGGATTTCCAAACTCTGAATCCAGTAATTTCAGTTCCAAGTCCAGTGTATAATTACTTCAATGTGGTAGTTATGTTTCAAATATAGATGTTTATTTACATGGGTACTAAGGCTTGAGTGGACTTCTACAGAAAATGATTTAGCATTGACTGTGTGCGAGTATGACGAGTCTAACTCATGTTAAACCAACCTTTTGACTTCTGCTTTCTTGTTGGCGCCCGAGCTGGTGGTTTCCGTTGCGGCGGCGGCAGTCTTGTCGTCCTCCTCGCTGTCGGAGCCCCCGGAGGAGCTACTATCTGAGGCTACGAGGGGAGCCTTCCTACCTTCACCCACCGGCCACTCACCACCGGGAGAGGGGCTCGCACCTGGACACACAATCACTTTGGCTTGTGGGTTAAGTAATGAAAGCCTTGTAAAACGTTTTATTGTTCTCAAATGCAATAATGAAAGTCTCCACAAGGGAGAGCTAAGCCAAATGTCAGGTGGCTGAAACATCCCATCATCCCACACTCACCACTCTTGTCCGGACCCGGTTTGACTTGTTTGTCTGTGTCACTGCTGCCTACGGGAGAGCTGCATCTGGGGCCAGCCTCTGGGCTGCAGGGAGAGGAGGTAAGCTTCAGGTACAGAGAACTGACAACACGCCACTCGGTATGTAACACAATGAAGTAAACAGGGTCTTATGTTGGTGATCTAAAAAGGTCTTACTAAAAACATTTTGATAAATTGACAAGTTACAATATCCCAGACACTAACATCAAATGTATATAAAATTGTACGGAGAGTGTTTGGTTCCCACCTGCTGAAAGGTTGGAACTCCGTGAAGTTGGCCCAACCTGCCTCCTGTttgtctcctccactcctccctgggGAATCCCAGCCTGCAGGACCCGGAGAGGACGAGTTACCTCCAGCTTCCCCGAAACTCGCTGTCCAGCTTGGACCTTCACATGATAACATGGTAAGAGGAAAAAGTGTACAATAATGGTTTTCACAAAGTGGAAACCATTCATGATGACTGTCTAATTGATTGAGTAAATATGGGTAATAAGCATAGTTTACAAATAGCTGATTGACTGCCGGGCGTACTGGGAGTGTTGTCCTTGCTCTCCTCCAGGCTGCATGGATCTGAGGCGCTCTGTCTGGAGTCGTTTTCCTCGTCTGAGCCCGACCCGCGGTCCCGCTCCCGACCCCCGTTCTCCAGACTGCTCCTGGAGCTGCTCTCTGAGGTGTGGGACACCccaaacctgacacacacacacggagagaggTTTGATgagaaaaataaagagaaatCGAGGGAGAGAGCTGCACATTGGCATAGCATCCCCTACTTTGTTTTTGGATCTTGAATTTTTACCAACCTTGTTCTGGATTTGACTTGTGTTGCATAGttaatctccttctcctcccaaatgtcctcctcctcttcagcaTCGTCAAACTGACGTATCCTCTCTTTACAGCAGGCCTCAAAGGCAGTAGCGTTGGCCTGCATTCAATACAGGGAGAGGGAAACGCATGTAAACATTTAACTTTCACTACACACACAATGAAGCTGGTAGACATTACAGAACAATACAACAACTTACACTATTATCATCAGCATCTAGATTGAAGTTTATTTCTGCAATCCGGTCAAATGTGGCACTTAGGAAAGGAAGGAAACAAAATAGCGTTTAATGCAAACAGCAGCTGTTAGCCCCCCCAGAGGTCTTTGTCATAGCTGATTTCTGGTTATTGGACAAGGAATAGTGGAACGGATGACTAAACTCACTTGATGTTTTCATCATGCTCACTGAACTCCTCATCGTTGAACCCAAACTGATCCACAAAGTTGGCAGTCATCTGCTGGATCTGATAGTCTGAGAAAGCCTGGGGGGGGGAAACATGAAGTAATGATCTTTCCTCATGGGCAGACAAATGTGTCGTCATGGTGCTGTGGCTTCCTACCTGTTGGAGTGACAGATCGTTGGGGAAGGGACTCTCCATATCATCATCTTCACTGGAGGAGTGCAGGTTATGGGTGCTCACCTGGgacacacaggacagacagagaatTAGAGTGAGGAAATGACAGACAGAATGTGTAGAAGGGAATGCTTGTGTGATTGAGCAAGAAAAAAAAGGGTGTCTATGTGtgttggagagagacagagatggtgactGAATGGTTGATACCAGTTCCACTGTGTTTCTCCTGTTGGTCTCTCTCAGGGTCTCATCCACAAAGCTCTCCCAGCGTCCTCTGCAGTCCTCTGGCAACTCTGCAATATCACAGTCCAGTTCTAACTGAGCACTCACCCAGGCACAGTAACCGGCAGTGGAACATTCTTTGCTATTCTTTTATGAATACAGAAGTGGTAATCTGGCAGCTCATGAAAACACACATACCTTTGATGAGGTCACTGATCTGGGACTGGACTGGTCCTTTCTCTAGGTTCTGTACCACCATGTTGGCCATCCTGGTCAGGTGACCCATGTTACCTCTCCTAGCGCCGCCCTCCGCCCTGAGAGACAAAACCACACACCGGTTAATGACATCTAACAGACACTACTATCATTGTAGTGAAACAATACTGGACAATACTAAAAGCAGTTGTTCCCCAGATTTGAGTGTCTGACATGTCTTACTGTATTTGATCGTTCTCCTCCCAGGCGTCCAGGATCCTCTGTACCAACCGACACTTCTGGAAGAGCTGGGGAGGAAGTagaagaataaataaataaattcagaGACAACATAAAAACAGAATAATAATTTATAACGCTCTCAGACCAAccggctccgagacagcttctacccccaagccataagactgctaaatagtcaattaatggtacccaaactatctgcactCACTagacccctcaaactcaactctggacctagaagccagttccactgaGTTTTTTTTCATTGTTTCCCTCTAAGTGGGAACTGATTGGGTGCAATTAataatcaggtagaacagaaaacgagcaggctctggacctcgtaTGGTGGGAGTTGAACACCCctgcactagactatatatatatatatatatacacacacttcaATGACATTCACACCTTTTCACACattatatgctgctgctactctgttctttattggACTCATCTAtcttgatgcctagtcactttaccctgccttcatgtacatagcCCTTCCCTACGATGTAAAATcaatcaatgtgcagaggtagaGGCTCATAAGAAAATTAAATGTTATGTTTTATACTAGGCTATTACTGCACATAGACAGATAAACGCAGAGCTACCAAGCCACCTACATGTGCCACCAGGGTGTTGTGAAGGGTGGTCTCCTCCACCGGGTCGCTGGCCTTGGCTGGCTCCCCAGCCTCACTTCCTGCCTCCCCCTGGTTCTCTGGGCCTGCTGGGTGCTTCTCTTCCTCGTGGTTCTGGAGGCCCGGGATGGGCCGCTCCTCTGGGACAGAGTGGTTCAGGATGGACGCCACACACAGCTCCACTTGGAAGTGCAAGAAGTTATTCCATGAGTACTTGAAGAACAGGTCCTGTGGAGAGCAAAGAGCGAGAGAACCGTGGTGACCGATGGTAGGTGACAGAACAAGAAAGAGCAAGAATGTGAGTGTGAACGACAGAAAGGAGAGGAAGTGAATAAAAGAAAAGTGCCAGAGCGTGAACAAATGAATGAATGCGAAAGAGTAAGAGAATGGCAAGTTGATGAAATCCGGCGGTGCAGACACACCAGTAACTGGTCCATTGTGGTGAGCTTGCAGAGCTCCTGACAGACACTGGGGACGCTGGTCTGCAGCAGGGCGGCCACTAGCCTGGCCACGTGAAGGCGGGCGTTCCCCAGCGGCTCCTCCAGAAGGCCAACGGTCGTCAGTATTGCActtttctacacacacacaccatgttcaATTAAATTACTGAACAGTCCAATGTATACAGGAAGAACTGTGTTGAACAAGTTGATTCAATTGTGTGTTAATGGTTGGAGCCGAGGTAAACACCCTGAACAGTTTATTTATAAAAGTATGGTTGGAATTCTACTGCAGTCTGTTGGCCTCCAACATAATCAAATAAGAACATTttaacaaaaagtattatttgtaTGTTTCATGACTGAGTCTTTCTTTCTTAGTACCCACTGACCACTGTAAATTGATCAGCCATTCGGCCTTACTGTATATCCTTACCTTGGGGGGATTCAGGAGAAGCTGCTGGAAGTCCTTTAGATGGGGCTCAATGGCATGTAGAATACTGCTGTTGACAGTGTAAGACCTTTCATATCCCTGAGAATAGAGATCCATCAGCCCCTCCAACctgggacagaaagagagaacgagggagggatAAGGAAAAAGATGTTCACATGCTAAAATAGCTGGAGAGATGgtccctgtccagaaacaacctctaGCCCCTACCCCTGCCTTAAGCATTtgggagatctgagaggattagTAAGGTGTAAGCAATGTGGTGATAAATCCAGACAGCCTATCAGAAGGCAAGGTGGATGTATTACCATATTGCTTAAATCTATCATATCTTTTTTAGATCTCCACAAGTGGCGagaggttgtttctggacaaGGCAATGGAAAGAgatatgagggagggagagagaacagttgTTCCACTCACCCGGACCTTCTGGTCTCCAGTAAGGTAAGTAGCACTTGAGTTCCGTTAACAATGGAGGcctcactcctctccccctcaaACATAGTCTTCAGGAGCCCGGCTACGCTCTCCTGCGACTCTAGTACAGCCAATAAGGGGTCGGCCTCGGCGTTCTCCTGCATCTGATTGGCCTGGTCTCGACTAAGGCGGATGATGTCACAAAGCGTCTGGGACGCATTTGATTGTCTCtggaataaataaattaaaaaggaTTCATACTTCTGACCAGATAGTTAATATCAACTGCCGTGCCTTGTCCAGGAGAATACTGCAATATCAGTCTAAGGTCTATGACTCACTTCCTCGTCTTTGCCTGTGTGGATGAGCTCTGTGAGTCTCTGAATAAGCTTCTCTTCGCTCAGCCACTGAGATAAGGAAAGAAAAATGATGACAGTGAATGAATGAGAGAAATACAAGACGTCCAGGTCAATAAGAAATTATATTTTATAATTGAACAACATTTATGAGAACAGGAACCGCTGGCAGATAGTGGCAGCTTACATTGAGGACCTCCTGTCTCAAGGGGGCAGGCTCCACACAGCTGATGAGGCGAAGCAGCAGGTCCATCATGGCAGAGGCGTCGATGTGTTTCAGCACCAGGCCGATGAAGCCATCCTTTTTCCTCAGGAAGGAGATTACCTGGTGCAAGAGAGACATTTGGTGAGCTCCAGGTAGGTCCTTACACTTTCTTTATCCGCCTTTATAACTTCTTGGGCATTGAGGTTACCTGTTCTGTTTTCCTGGCGATGAGGTTGCCGATGGTCTTGCTGAAGAAGCTGGCTAGTAGAGGGTTGAGGGGTGGGTCCTGCTCCAGGAAGTGGTAGAGAGTCTCCAGGAGTGACTCGTCCCCGCCCAACTTGTCGTTGATGAGGGACACATCTGATGTCAAGAGCTCACAGGCGATGTTAGGGAACCTGTAGCGGGGGGACAACAGGATGAGAGGGGAAGAAACAGTCTAAGGAAAGGCTGTGTGGGAGGGAGGTGTACAGTCTGTATTAATTCTTGAAATATAACTTTTACGATGTTTGGAAATATTCTGACAACGCTCATCTCGTCAATTCTGAATTCATGTTTATTGGACGGAGTATACTGAAGACCACGTTGTGTATGCTATGCTAACAGACCCAATCAAGACCAGGGCCCAGTTTCCCAAAAGTATCTTGTGGCTAAGTTCTTTGTTAGAACCATAGGATCCTATCCTAACTCAGCCTTGAGATGCTTTTGTGAAACAGGGCCTATTTGGTGTTCTTTGTGTCTTGTAAGCTACTTTAGAGGGCTAGATGTTGTCCACAAGAGGGCATGCATacaattaggaattagaatagtaATGTAATAGGATCTCTGATCTCTGGGCATGTTTCAAACCCAACGCCACCTGTTGTACTCGTCACATTAGAAGGATCAACCTAAAAACATTAACTAATTTAGAGGCATCTATCATGGCACTGGTAGTTCTGTTCCCTGTTCATGACATTAAGAGTTTAAAACATCATAGTGTTTCTGCACTGTCAATTATCAGTCTTCAACCTTAAAGCCTTCATAAACGGATCTGGGCTCCCACTAAAtctgggattcaatccaatcACAAGTTATAGGCATTGtggcttttaaaggcaatgttcccgctttTGCAGAGATCCCATTCACAGTAAAAGCTGcacaagaaaaaaaaatatatttaacctttatttaactgggcaagtcagttgagaacaaattcttatttacaatgacggcctactccgaccaaacctggacgacgctggtccaattgtgcgtcgccctatgggactcccaatcatagcCGGATATGATGCCGCCTGCATTCGAACCAGAGACTGCCTCTTGCAATAATTGAATATGTCTGCTCAATCGAAATTGCCTTTAAAAGCCGCAATGCCTATTATATAACCCGTAATGGGATTGAATCCCAACTTATATATTTGACATATAGGAGACAGTGGGTGAGAGGTAACAAACTGGCCTCACGTCTAAACTTGTGTGTTCAAATCTAGCAGGCTGTGTTTTTGTTTAAACAATTCTCAACAAATATTTGAAGATAACTGTGTATTTTTGGGGGAGTATGAGGTAAGACCATTGGGTCAAAGGTTTGAATCTAGCTGCATGTGCTTGTTTGTTCTACTCAACCTCAACTGTGTGAAGAGAACATGTATAGTGAAGTACTCAGTGGCTCTGGAGTAATAACCTTGCCTCAAACTGATGGTTGTGGGTTCAAAGCTaactgtttgtgtttgtttgtgcttTCACAATTCTCAATATCAATCATATGCAGAAGCATGTATGAACTGTGAAGGTGTTGTGGCTCTGGGGTAAGAACCTTTCCTCCCACACTGACGGTTATGGGTTCAAATCTAACTGGTTGTGCCTTCTCAAAGTCAAACGTGTTTTCAGTGTGAAGGAGTTGTGGCTCTGGGGTAAGAACCTTTCCTCCCACACTGACGGTTATGGGTTCAAATCTCTACTGGTTTTATTCATGTTCTTGTGAAGTGGCTGCCACAAATGGTTGGAGGGTAGTGGTGTTGGAAGGGAGTGATGGCCAGATGGGATAAACCCCCCTCTACCCCCACCTTCGTAACACTGAACAGCAGTGATTATTTCCCCAAAAAGTAGGCACTGCAGGCCTTAATTCTGgaatcagttttggaatactgactgttCAAACGTTAGCAGTGACCAAATGGGGTGTGTGTGCTCAGACAGCAGTCATTAGCTCACTAGTTAGTAACGATGGGTGTGTGTGCTCAGACAGCAGTCATTAGCTCACTAGTTAGTAACGATGGGTGTGTGTGCTCAGACAGCAGTCATTAGCTCACTAGTTAGTAACGATGGGTGTGTGCGCAGTGGTGTAGATTGATTGGTGATGGTGCTCGTGCGTCCTATCACTCaaagttatgtagcaagctaaggtgacCACAATGTCGGCCACGGACGTgtcccagttgctttgaatgttagAAATCTTAAAATAACAATTTTAAAGCCTCAAAAGGATAACATGATACAACTTCCAAAATGAGTCCTTTGTAGCAAGCCACAGCACTCAGCtagctttctagcacattcactcatttctaaacaattaacaagctagttagtTTTGACAAGAACAGGTGGTAGctgagtagctagcaagcaacaagatatgccaaataacagtaaaaaccacttgagggtaaataaatcagatttgactgTTCAGACAAGTTGCATGGCCATGAATCGGATTTGTAGCCGATTTCAAACCACCTTCGAATGTTTGGTTTGAAATGGTTTGGCTTGAAATATCTGATTCCACGTGATTTTTGGCCATTCACACTGCAAGAGAAAAAGAACAGATTCGAAAcggatatgcaaaaaaaacaaGGCTTTAGTTTTTATAGGCAAAAATCTGTATTTCAATATCAAGTGGCCATGGTGCTCCAGCACCTTTTACCTCTAATCATCACAGCTGCCATTCAACCAACTCTGCAGATGACAACTCCGCAGACATAACTGGATTTGAACTCTCAACCTCTCGGTGACAAGGCAAAGACCCCACAGCCACAAGCTCTTTCACTCTAGACAGGGATCTCGGTGTGTTAGACATTGAAAATCACAGGAAAACAAAGAATGTAATAGAGTGTATGCATGCTGGTCTTAGGTTGAAACTTGGCAGTTGGTACTTATCCACTGAGCATAGAACCCAGGCCATGTCAGAGCATGTTACGGACAAGCCCCTTTCATTTTGCACAACTGGTCTTTAGAGGAAAGGTCAGTCCGTAAAAGCTTAAGCATAGGGTGTACTTGAATATTTATTTCATTAAAAGTATATTTTGTTAAGCACAAATTCTCTTCCAATAATGACATAGTATACACTTGTGTTGGAGCAGCCACATTCAGCCCATCCCCCTTCCCCCTCGGGCGACCCTTTCTCACTTAAAGCGGCTCTTCTCCTCCAGGTCAGCAGGGGGCTCTGTGGTGATGAGGTTGACCAGCTCTGTCATGCAGTGGTCCTGGGAGAGGAAGAGCAGCAGCCGGCGGTTCTGGGCCTTGCACTCCTGCAGGACATCATCCTCCTCCATGAGCTCCCGCAACGTCACGTCCTCCCGGTCCAGCAGCTGGTCGATGTGGGACGTGGTGTGCAGGTCAAACTTCCAGAACATGGTGGCTGCTTGGACAGGGGACACAGCcctagaaggaaggagagagtcagagagagagggatgcaaTGATGGCATGGCGCCCTAGTAGCAGCCTAAGCAGAGAGCTCCTTTAAATATAGGTTTTCATTTTATTATAATTATCAGCCGTTTCGTTTTTTAACATCGAGTTTTGCTGCATATTTCTGGTGGTTATGTAGCCCTCTACAAGATCATCACCAGACACTTCATCTCCCTGACTACCTTCTTCTGAGCAAGCCATTAACTGTCCCTCTCCATTTTTAAAGGATGCATGCACTCAGACTTGGcctctattggttgacctagccaactaaagctaggctactcatgatgatgtattggttgacctagccaactatagctaggctactcatggtgatgtattggttgacatAGCTAGGCTAcacatgatgatgtattggttgacctagctacTCAtggtgatgtattggttgatctagccaactatagctaggctactcatgatgatgtattagttgacctagccaactatagctaggctactcatggtgatgtattggttgacctagccaactatagctaggctactcatggtgatgtattggttgacctagccaactatagctaggctactcatggtgATGTATTAGTTGACCTAGCTACTCAtggtgatgtattggttgacctagccaactatagctaggctactcatgatgtattggttgacctagccaactatagctaggctactcatgatgatgtattggttgacctagccaactatagctaggctactcatggtgATGTATTAGTTGACCTAGCTACTCAtggtgatgtattggttgacctagccaactatagctaggctactcatgatgatgtattggttgacctagccaactaaagctaggctactcatgatgatgtattggttgacctagccaactatagctaggctactcatggtgatgtattggttgacatAGCTAGGCTAcacatgatgatgtattggttgacctagctacTCAtggtgatgtattggttgatctagccaactatagctaggctactcatgatgatgtattggttgacctagccaactatagctaggctactcatggtgatgtattggttgacctagccaactatagctaggctactcatggtgatgtattggttgacctagccaactatagctaggctactcatggtgATGTATTAGTTGACCTAGCTACTCAtggtgatgtattggttgacctagccaactatagctaggctactcatgatgtattggttgacctagccaactatagctaggctactcatgatgatgtattggttgacctagccaactatagctaggctactcatggtgATGTATTAGTTGACCTAGCTACTCAtggtgatgtattggttgacctagccaactatagctaggctactcatgatgatgtattggttgacctagccaactatagctaggctactcatgatgatgtattggttgacctagccaactatagctaggctactcatggtgatgtattggttgacctagccaactatagctaggctactcatggtgatgtattggttgacctagccaactatagctaggct of the Salvelinus alpinus chromosome 37, SLU_Salpinus.1, whole genome shotgun sequence genome contains:
- the LOC139565778 gene encoding serine/threonine-protein phosphatase 6 regulatory subunit 2-like isoform X1 encodes the protein MFWKFDLHTTSHIDQLLDREDVTLRELMEEDDVLQECKAQNRRLLLFLSQDHCMTELVNLITTEPPADLEEKSRFKFPNIACELLTSDVSLINDKLGGDESLLETLYHFLEQDPPLNPLLASFFSKTIGNLIARKTEQVISFLRKKDGFIGLVLKHIDASAMMDLLLRLISCVEPAPLRQEVLNWLSEEKLIQRLTELIHTGKDEERQSNASQTLCDIIRLSRDQANQMQENAEADPLLAVLESQESVAGLLKTMFEGERSEASIVNGTQVLLTLLETRRSGLEGLMDLYSQGYERSYTVNSSILHAIEPHLKDFQQLLLNPPKKSAILTTVGLLEEPLGNARLHVARLVAALLQTSVPSVCQELCKLTTMDQLLDLFFKYSWNNFLHFQVELCVASILNHSVPEERPIPGLQNHEEEKHPAGPENQGEAGSEAGEPAKASDPVEETTLHNTLVAHLFQKCRLVQRILDAWEENDQIQAEGGARRGNMGHLTRMANMVVQNLEKGPVQSQISDLIKELPEDCRGRWESFVDETLRETNRRNTVELVSTHNLHSSSEDDDMESPFPNDLSLQQAFSDYQIQQMTANFVDQFGFNDEEFSEHDENINATFDRIAEINFNLDADDNSANATAFEACCKERIRQFDDAEEEEDIWEEKEINYATQVKSRTRFGVSHTSESSSRSSLENGGRERDRGSGSDEENDSRQSASDPCSLEESKDNTPSTPGSQSAICPSWTASFGEAGGNSSSPGPAGWDSPGRSGGDKQEAGWANFTEFQPFSSPEAGPRCSSPVGSSDTDKQVKPGPDKSAKVIVCPGASPSPGGEWPVGEGRKAPLVASDSSSSGGSDSEEDDKTAAAATETTSSGANKKAEVKSENPIPLEKLSLTDAPKSPPKAQLAADTPPASAPTPQTDNKEDPPQCPEMPAVNGPV
- the LOC139565778 gene encoding serine/threonine-protein phosphatase 6 regulatory subunit 2-like isoform X5; translated protein: MFWKFDLHTTSHIDQLLDREDVTLRELMEEDDVLQECKAQNRRLLLFLSQDHCMTELVNLITTEPPADLEEKSRFKFPNIACELLTSDVSLINDKLGGDESLLETLYHFLEQDPPLNPLLASFFSKTIGNLIARKTEQVISFLRKKDGFIGLVLKHIDASAMMDLLLRLISCVEPAPLRQEVLNWLSEEKLIQRLTELIHTGKDEERQSNASQTLCDIIRLSRDQANQMQENAEADPLLAVLESQESVAGLLKTMFEGERSEASIVNGTQVLLTLLETRRSGLEGLMDLYSQGYERSYTVNSSILHAIEPHLKDFQQLLLNPPKKSAILTTVGLLEEPLGNARLHVARLVAALLQTSVPSVCQELCKLTTMDQLLDLFFKYSWNNFLHFQVELCVASILNHSVPEERPIPGLQNHEEEKHPAGPENQGEAGSEAGEPAKASDPVEETTLHNTLVAHLFQKCRLVQRILDAWEENDQIQAEGGARRGNMGHLTRMANMVVQNLEKGPVQSQISDLIKELPEDCRGRWESFVDETLRETNRRNTVELVSTHNLHSSSEDDDMESPFPNDLSLQQAFSDYQIQQMTANFVDQFGFNDEEFSEHDENINATFDRIAEINFNLDADDNSANATAFEACCKERIRQFDDAEEEEDIWEEKEINYATQVKSRTRFGVSHTSESSSRSSLENGGRERDRGSGSDEENDSRQSASDPCSLEESKDNTPSPSWTASFGEAGGNSSSPGPAGWDSPGRSGGDKQEAGWANFTEFQPFSSPEAGPRCSSPVGSSDTDKQVKPGPDKSGASPSPGGEWPVGEGRKAPLVASDSSSSGGSDSEEDDKTAAAATETTSSGANKKAEVKSENPIPLEKLSLTDAPKSPPKAQLAADTPPASAPTPQTDNKEDPPQCPEMPAVNGPV